One Microcoleus sp. bin38.metabat.b11b12b14.051 DNA segment encodes these proteins:
- a CDS encoding ABC transporter ATP-binding protein translates to MTISSSVADTKNQPRRDTDWRLFLRLASYATRSKRLLMISIALLVPLAVSGAIQPILIGQAISVIRAEPTYEFLRGLPLSTALNVLAILLMLTITFRLALQSVQGYLVTKVGQIITTDIRNDLFAHVTSLAVRFFDRTPVGKLMTRLTSDVEALGEVFSGGAIGIVSDLFSILVIAIFMFTMQWQLALMLVTMMIPITALIIYFQYQYRLANYTTREELSDLNAQLQENLTGIGVVQLFRRERFNSELFSVTNKRYIKAVDKTIFYDSAVSATLEWIALVAIAAVLWLGGQKVLQGTINFGTLSAFILFAQRLFDPLRQFAEKFTAIQAGFTAIERISDILNEPIEIKDPTSGEKEESSAASNVRDVADVTDVKKREEGRSGYYSPLLIAGHPEAFAYNLSSDEEELVEDNQTPVSSEYRLSANNQKSLVVHAESKQAASGEIQFDNVWFAYKENEYVLQDLNFTIKSGEKVALVGPTGAGKSSIIRLLCRLYEPTRGRILVNHVDIRDLPQAELRRHVGVIIQDGFLFAGDVKSNISLGESYSMEEIQAAAEKTNVARLIEELPQGYDTQLRERGTNLSGGQKQLLAFARAAIRNPSILVLDEATASLDVGTEALIQEALERLMVDRTAIIIAHRLSTIRNVDRILVLKRGQLIESGSHEELLQLEGLYASLYKLQMLGS, encoded by the coding sequence ATGACCATTTCCTCATCAGTAGCAGACACCAAAAACCAACCCCGCCGCGATACAGACTGGCGGTTATTCCTGAGGTTGGCATCTTACGCAACGCGCAGCAAACGCTTGCTGATGATTTCGATCGCACTATTAGTACCCCTAGCAGTCTCAGGAGCAATTCAACCGATTCTCATCGGACAGGCTATTTCGGTAATTCGAGCGGAACCTACCTATGAATTCTTGCGAGGATTGCCTTTATCTACTGCATTAAATGTTTTAGCCATTTTGCTGATGCTAACTATAACATTTAGATTGGCACTGCAATCAGTTCAAGGATATTTAGTCACCAAAGTAGGGCAAATTATTACTACTGATATTAGAAATGATTTGTTCGCCCACGTCACATCCCTAGCAGTCAGATTTTTCGATCGCACTCCTGTCGGTAAATTGATGACGCGCCTCACCAGCGATGTAGAAGCTTTGGGGGAAGTTTTTTCCGGCGGGGCGATCGGAATTGTCAGCGATTTATTTTCAATTTTAGTAATTGCTATTTTCATGTTTACCATGCAGTGGCAATTAGCTTTAATGTTGGTAACGATGATGATACCAATTACCGCCCTGATAATTTATTTCCAATACCAATATCGGCTCGCAAATTACACTACCAGAGAAGAACTTTCCGATCTTAACGCCCAACTGCAAGAAAACCTGACTGGTATCGGCGTTGTGCAGCTATTCCGCCGCGAAAGATTCAACTCAGAATTGTTTAGCGTCACCAACAAACGCTACATTAAAGCCGTTGATAAAACTATCTTTTACGACTCAGCGGTATCTGCAACCTTAGAATGGATTGCTTTAGTGGCAATTGCAGCCGTTTTGTGGCTGGGCGGTCAAAAAGTTCTGCAAGGTACGATTAACTTTGGTACTCTGTCGGCCTTTATTTTATTTGCTCAGCGTCTCTTCGATCCGCTGCGGCAATTTGCGGAGAAATTTACGGCAATTCAAGCAGGATTTACTGCCATCGAACGGATTAGCGATATTCTCAACGAACCGATCGAAATTAAAGATCCAACTAGCGGGGAGAAGGAAGAAAGTTCGGCAGCGAGCAATGTGCGGGATGTAGCGGATGTAACGGATGTTAAGAAGAGGGAAGAAGGAAGAAGCGGATATTATTCACCGCTGCTGATTGCAGGTCATCCAGAGGCTTTTGCCTATAATTTATCTTCAGATGAGGAAGAATTGGTAGAGGATAATCAAACTCCTGTAAGTTCTGAATATCGCCTATCAGCTAACAATCAAAAATCGCTAGTTGTTCATGCTGAATCAAAGCAAGCCGCATCCGGAGAAATCCAATTTGACAATGTGTGGTTTGCGTACAAAGAGAATGAATATGTGTTGCAAGACCTCAATTTTACCATCAAATCGGGCGAAAAAGTCGCATTAGTCGGCCCTACGGGTGCGGGCAAAAGTTCGATTATCCGTCTCCTGTGCCGCCTTTACGAGCCCACGCGAGGCAGGATTTTGGTTAATCATGTGGATATTCGCGATTTACCTCAAGCGGAATTGCGAAGACACGTAGGGGTGATTATTCAAGATGGCTTTCTATTTGCTGGTGATGTGAAGAGCAATATTAGCCTGGGTGAAAGTTACTCGATGGAGGAAATTCAAGCAGCAGCAGAAAAGACGAATGTTGCTCGTTTAATTGAAGAGTTACCTCAAGGTTATGACACGCAATTGCGGGAGAGGGGAACCAATCTTTCGGGGGGACAAAAGCAGTTGTTAGCGTTTGCTCGCGCGGCTATTCGCAACCCGAGTATTTTAGTTCTAGACGAGGCAACTGCTAGTTTGGATGTGGGGACGGAAGCTTTGATTCAAGAGGCTTTGGAGCGTTTGATGGTGGACAGAACGGCGATAATCATTGCTCACAGGCTCTCGACTATCCGAAATGTCGATCGCATTTTGGTGCTCAAACGCGGGCAATTAATAGAATCTGGTAGCCATGAAGAGTTGTTGCAACTAGAAGGTTTGTATGCCAGTTTGTACAAGCTGCAAATGCTCGGCAGTTAG